One Cicer arietinum cultivar CDC Frontier isolate Library 1 chromosome 8, Cicar.CDCFrontier_v2.0, whole genome shotgun sequence DNA segment encodes these proteins:
- the LOC140919061 gene encoding uncharacterized protein — translation MKEWDDHQATLPPAQRAGPVQRKQYETASFMHISGGKYKGRVLGAGSLSSTFKKGPTGYIQTETSSSYASTDRSHRPSIDNDLDQLKKQWASEQEEKTQQLIQAAIDKLNEEWKQKFQEQQQQFQQQQQQFQQQQFSFPPVFHQQFPPRPQYLPQQPLFQQQQNYSQYSQQQQPPPNFQQQHQDPPNSAFQQVQQQPPMFQQQQYFHNYPYVPSSSHQIPQPQPDHQTAYRPTMPTAGLIRPDLNQPQPARAPHSTSGGAIEDEIQFQTMMSPPTQIHNTFEGLLSSGMAGHNDGVSGADQRNYYED, via the coding sequence atgaaagaatgggatgatcatcaagctactcttcctcctgctcagcgagctggtccagtgcagcggaaacaatatgagaccgcaagttttatgcacatcagtggtggcaagtacaaagggcgtgtgctgggtgccggtagtttatcatcaacctttaagaaaggtccaaccggctatattcagactgagacgtcttcttcttatgctagtacggatcgatctcatcgtccgtcgatagataatgatcttgaccagttaaagaagcaatgggcaagtgagcaagaagaaaagacacaacagctgatacaagccgcaattgataaattgaatgaggagtggaaacaaaagtttcaagagcagcagcagcagtttcagcagcaacaacaacaatttcaacaacaacaattttcatttcctcctgtgtttcatcagcagttcccgcctcggcctcaatacttgcctcaacaaccactattccagcagcaacaaaattactctcaatactcccagcagcagcaaccgcctccaaatttccaacagcaacaccaggatcctccgaactctgccttccagcaaGTACAGCAGCAGCCGCCAatgtttcaacaacaacaatattttcataattatccgTATGTTCCGTCCTCTTCACATCAaattcctcaacctcaaccagatcatcaaactgcataccgaccaactatgccaacagctgggttgatcagaccagatttaaatcaacctcaaccagctagGGCTCCTcattcgactagtggtggtgccattgaagatgaaattcaatttcaaaccatgatgtctcctccaacacaaattcataatacttttgagggacttctttCGTCGGGCATGGCAGGACATAATGATGGTGTgagtggagctgatcagaggaattattatgaggattga